Proteins encoded in a region of the Enterococcus gilvus ATCC BAA-350 genome:
- a CDS encoding tRNA1(Val) (adenine(37)-N6)-methyltransferase — protein sequence MLKKGERIDQLYAEDIQIIQSSEVFSFSIDAVLLANFARVPKRGKIVDLCAGNGAVGLFLSRKTTAHIDQIELQPRLADMGQRSIQLNHLEKQLTMYELDLKNTFDRIKADSADLVVCNPPYFKELPTSQKNPNPHLAIARHEIHATLDDVVAVSAKLLKMNGRFSMVHRPDRFLEIIDCLRTHRIAPKRIQFVYPKPGKEANTLLIEGIKDGKSEGLRFLPPIYTYDHSGSYSADLQEMLYGN from the coding sequence TTGTTAAAAAAAGGCGAACGAATCGATCAACTTTATGCGGAGGACATCCAAATTATCCAAAGCTCAGAAGTCTTCTCTTTTTCCATTGACGCCGTTTTGCTGGCAAATTTTGCTCGTGTTCCAAAACGAGGCAAGATCGTGGATCTTTGTGCTGGAAACGGTGCGGTCGGCCTTTTTTTGAGCCGAAAAACAACTGCGCATATTGATCAAATTGAATTGCAGCCTCGACTTGCCGATATGGGACAACGAAGTATTCAATTAAACCATTTGGAAAAACAATTGACTATGTACGAATTGGATTTAAAAAATACGTTTGATCGGATTAAAGCAGATTCTGCGGACCTTGTTGTCTGCAACCCGCCTTATTTCAAAGAGCTGCCGACTAGTCAAAAGAACCCCAACCCCCATTTAGCTATCGCTCGTCATGAGATTCACGCAACTTTAGACGATGTTGTCGCTGTTTCAGCAAAATTATTAAAAATGAATGGTCGTTTTTCAATGGTCCATCGTCCAGATCGATTCTTAGAAATTATCGACTGCCTGCGTACCCATCGCATTGCACCAAAAAGGATTCAATTTGTTTATCCCAAGCCAGGAAAAGAGGCCAATACACTCCTCATTGAAGGCATTAAAGATGGAAAGAGTGAAGGCTTGCGATTCCTTCCACCAATATATACTTATGACCATTCCGGCAGCTACTCTGCGGACTTACAGGAGATGCTTTATGGCAACTGA
- a CDS encoding lysophospholipid acyltransferase family protein — MFFKFIRVIVRVLLAIVNGNAHYQNREKLPEGNYILVAPHRTWWDPFYLALGASPKQFSFLAKAELFKNPVIRFILVHLNAFPVDRDKPGPSVVKKPVKMLKDSDKSLIMFPSGTRHSSELKGGMALISRLSKKPIVPSVYQGPTKFSHLFKRTPVIIRYGDPIDISDIKKMDKAGLAEVERRVQGAFNQLDEEIDPTYKYVAKEKSAD; from the coding sequence ATGTTTTTTAAATTTATCCGTGTCATCGTACGAGTTCTCTTGGCGATTGTTAATGGGAACGCTCACTATCAAAATCGAGAAAAATTACCCGAGGGAAACTATATCTTAGTAGCCCCTCACAGAACGTGGTGGGACCCATTTTATTTGGCTCTTGGTGCTTCGCCAAAACAGTTCAGCTTTTTAGCGAAAGCGGAACTATTTAAGAATCCTGTTATACGCTTCATCTTGGTTCATTTGAATGCTTTTCCTGTGGACCGCGACAAGCCAGGGCCTAGTGTCGTTAAAAAACCTGTCAAGATGTTGAAGGATTCTGACAAGAGCCTGATCATGTTTCCAAGTGGAACGCGTCACTCTTCGGAGTTAAAGGGAGGCATGGCTTTGATTTCCCGTTTGTCTAAGAAGCCTATTGTTCCTTCTGTTTATCAGGGACCGACTAAATTTTCCCATCTATTCAAACGGACGCCCGTAATCATTCGATATGGAGATCCTATTGATATCTCTGATATTAAAAAAATGGACAAGGCTGGTTTAGCGGAGGTTGAGCGGCGCGTTCAAGGCGCCTTTAACCAACTAGATGAGGAGATCGATCCAACGTATAAATATGTTGCAAAAGAAAAAAGTGCAGACTGA
- a CDS encoding DUF554 domain-containing protein, giving the protein MPVGIIINSLSIIIGGVLGGFLGHLLSEDFKKQITLIFGVCSMAMGIPSISQMANMPAVILAIILGTSLGLLLHFNQRVNDAAALMQKPIARFPQKDLLLSQDEFMGTLVTIIVLFCASGTGIFGSLTEGMTGDPTILIAKSILDLFTAAIFACNIGYVVAVIAIPQFIIFFFLFLIAVFIFPLTTPSMILDFKACGGFLMLATGFRMIKVKMFPTADMIPAMLLVMPISWIWTSWIVPLFG; this is encoded by the coding sequence GTGCCTGTTGGTATTATCATTAATTCGCTCTCTATTATTATTGGCGGAGTCTTGGGGGGGTTTTTAGGACATCTGCTTTCTGAAGATTTTAAAAAGCAAATCACCTTGATTTTTGGTGTTTGTTCAATGGCTATGGGAATTCCCAGCATAAGCCAAATGGCGAATATGCCTGCTGTGATTTTAGCTATTATATTAGGAACCTCATTAGGACTTCTCTTACATTTCAATCAAAGGGTCAATGACGCTGCCGCTCTGATGCAAAAACCGATCGCACGATTCCCGCAAAAAGATTTACTTCTTTCACAGGATGAATTTATGGGAACACTCGTTACGATCATTGTCCTTTTTTGCGCAAGCGGGACGGGTATTTTTGGCAGTTTGACTGAAGGGATGACAGGAGACCCCACGATCCTCATTGCAAAATCGATTTTGGATTTATTCACCGCAGCAATTTTTGCCTGCAACATCGGTTACGTCGTTGCAGTAATCGCCATTCCTCAATTTATTATTTTTTTCTTTCTGTTTCTTATCGCGGTTTTTATCTTTCCATTGACAACGCCGTCCATGATCTTAGATTTTAAGGCTTGTGGAGGATTTTTAATGCTCGCAACAGGATTTCGCATGATCAAGGTTAAAATGTTTCCTACAGCCGATATGATTCCAGCAATGCTTTTGGTGATGCCCATTAGCTGGATTTGGACGTCGTGGATTGTTCCGTTATTTGGCTAA
- a CDS encoding exonuclease SbcCD subunit D — protein MKILHTADWHIGKKLHGYDLLSDQAYILDQIKKIAQEEAVDAIVIAGDLYDRSVPSEDSVRLLNQTIAEWNLTEQFPLLAISGNHDSATRLATGAPWFNQANFHLHTRLQEGLLPIEIGNTQFYLLPYFEPVDARIYFEDSSIRTIQEAMPKVMQEIVKSFDPSKKQILVSHFFVAGSSKTDSETKIEVGGLDGINGQLLSDFDYVALGHLHGKNALKMPNARYSGSPLKYSLSEKDQTKGVWILDTETLAFSFRELSPLHEIKELQADFATLLDPAFYSTINREDYLSILLEDRAVIPNLMNQLRQVYPRIIQVERANGFENESQTRLKVKNIKEKSPIELTKDFFTEVSQNDLTTQQKFWIEEGLHTELKKGGEE, from the coding sequence ATGAAAATTTTGCATACTGCGGATTGGCACATAGGAAAAAAATTGCATGGCTATGACTTGTTGTCAGACCAAGCATATATTCTTGATCAAATAAAAAAAATCGCACAGGAAGAAGCAGTAGATGCTATTGTGATCGCAGGGGATTTGTACGATCGTTCTGTTCCTTCAGAGGACAGTGTACGGTTATTAAATCAAACGATTGCTGAGTGGAATTTAACGGAACAATTTCCGCTACTAGCGATCTCTGGGAATCATGATAGTGCCACGAGACTAGCAACGGGTGCGCCTTGGTTCAATCAAGCAAACTTTCATTTACATACGCGATTACAGGAAGGGCTACTTCCGATCGAGATAGGCAATACTCAGTTCTACTTGCTTCCATACTTTGAACCCGTGGATGCCCGCATCTATTTTGAAGATTCAAGCATTCGGACGATTCAAGAGGCAATGCCAAAGGTAATGCAGGAAATAGTCAAAAGTTTTGATCCAAGCAAAAAACAGATACTTGTAAGCCACTTTTTTGTTGCAGGAAGCAGTAAGACCGATTCTGAGACAAAGATCGAAGTGGGCGGACTTGATGGAATCAATGGGCAATTATTGTCGGATTTTGATTATGTTGCATTGGGACACTTACATGGAAAAAATGCCTTAAAAATGCCGAATGCGCGATATAGTGGTTCGCCTTTAAAATATTCGTTGTCAGAAAAAGACCAGACGAAGGGTGTTTGGATCTTAGATACAGAAACGCTGGCGTTCTCCTTTCGGGAATTGTCGCCGCTTCATGAAATTAAAGAGCTGCAAGCCGATTTTGCAACATTGCTCGATCCGGCGTTCTATTCAACGATTAACCGTGAAGATTATCTTTCTATTCTGTTGGAAGACCGAGCTGTGATCCCGAATTTAATGAATCAATTGAGGCAGGTATATCCACGGATCATTCAAGTAGAACGAGCGAATGGATTTGAAAATGAAAGTCAGACACGTTTAAAAGTAAAAAATATTAAAGAAAAATCCCCAATAGAATTAACGAAGGATTTCTTCACAGAGGTCTCACAAAATGACTTAACAACACAACAAAAGTTCTGGATCGAAGAAGGCTTGCATACCGAACTTAAAAAAGGAGGCGAGGAATAA
- a CDS encoding AAA family ATPase gives MLPKKIIMENFGPFLHEEVNFEEMTEAPLFLISGKTGAGKTTIFDAITFALYGDASGGIRSSNEIRSSFAEPTEETRVQFIFEHQGRSYAIERWPKQTLAKKNGKGETTKNQKVQLSIFDDTGKEAEAYTKVDAVNEVIYQILHLQKDQFRQIVMLPQGEFRTFLNANSTEKEAVLRSLFGTNVYRQFTENLKLKKAELEKGVSELTTRIDQLFQQVLAEKGATYEESLIFAEGYLSEEAQALTQKKAALVEKQTQQKTLLSQVQKAEKVSESFKSYRQTQEQLQEVKADLPENELRKRRLSETKEIEKLRPTYDRIQELLKIQAQQTIEENENKRLSEELESQSTRCQKQSDLFEEQRSDWQAKEKELQSLESFLPLVRQKEELVKQKNDLIQKLAQQQEQLALLNQEITRQLDKQATLKEKQNSEKFWQERRYEELQFQQKIAELKESAKHIFEQQEAEESQQIELAQLVEKVSSTSNQLTSEKAEYKKLKSQWASAEIARLSMDLLPGEPCPVCGSKEHPNPVQHKELTLDNLGKLQVALETQEARLKQLELIREQTEARYELSMTAFDTLQAARLSEQQSLLEKIKRVQRDFETYYQKKVAAELEPILQFLEERQNETADALAEISKANHDMQELAACLEKNETEKHAFETSIHVLQGENQRIEGRLASVDEQTKEWEVAALEARISDLKQRVEEYHGQLDAHQALVKEVEQKRIRLHEQQRFLEKQQQDSAQTLESYQTSLNSQLAEKSLTIDQVKQPLVNVSLLEQEISDFEQRVLVLSDRQKQLEETLQGQVEPDMEQLKKLLTESDAEVALYQQQYYAKENQLMQQRDLVMKIKSLQEQSKDKLTDLSQIIQLYQTMNGDNPQKISLERYVLQWYLAEVLKNANQQLKQLTKGRYQFELKQETGRSKGNTGLEINVYDDNAGATRSSHTLSGGESFIAALSLALGLAEVIQNQAGGVAIEALFIDEGFGSLDEEALEMAMEALEGIESAGRMIGIISHVRELKERIPQQIVVETSGTGRSSIRYQLEGWSEA, from the coding sequence ATGCTTCCCAAAAAGATTATTATGGAAAATTTCGGCCCCTTCCTTCATGAAGAAGTAAATTTTGAAGAAATGACAGAAGCGCCTTTGTTTTTGATCAGTGGAAAAACAGGTGCCGGAAAAACCACCATTTTTGATGCCATAACCTTTGCTTTGTATGGAGACGCCTCAGGGGGAATACGTTCATCTAATGAGATTCGTTCTTCCTTTGCGGAGCCTACGGAAGAAACCCGCGTTCAATTTATTTTTGAACATCAGGGAAGAAGCTATGCCATCGAGCGGTGGCCAAAGCAGACTTTAGCAAAGAAAAACGGCAAGGGTGAAACGACTAAAAATCAAAAGGTTCAGCTCAGCATTTTTGACGATACTGGAAAAGAAGCGGAAGCCTATACAAAAGTAGATGCCGTGAACGAAGTGATCTATCAGATTTTACATTTGCAAAAAGATCAATTTCGCCAAATCGTCATGCTTCCTCAAGGAGAATTCCGAACCTTTTTAAATGCGAACAGCACAGAAAAAGAGGCCGTTTTGCGTAGTTTATTTGGAACGAATGTGTATCGACAGTTTACAGAGAATTTGAAACTCAAAAAGGCAGAATTGGAAAAAGGGGTTAGTGAGCTGACCACTAGGATCGATCAGCTATTCCAACAGGTCTTAGCTGAAAAAGGGGCAACCTATGAAGAGTCATTGATTTTTGCTGAGGGCTATCTCTCTGAGGAGGCGCAGGCCTTAACACAAAAAAAAGCGGCGCTTGTTGAAAAACAGACACAGCAAAAAACGCTGCTGTCGCAAGTTCAAAAAGCAGAAAAGGTGTCTGAGAGTTTCAAATCGTATCGCCAGACCCAAGAGCAGCTGCAAGAAGTGAAAGCAGACTTACCCGAGAATGAATTAAGAAAGCGGCGATTGAGTGAAACAAAAGAAATTGAGAAGTTGCGTCCAACCTATGACCGCATACAAGAATTACTCAAAATCCAAGCGCAGCAAACGATTGAAGAAAATGAAAATAAACGGTTATCTGAAGAATTAGAAAGCCAATCTACACGTTGTCAAAAGCAATCGGACCTGTTTGAAGAACAGCGCTCCGATTGGCAAGCAAAAGAAAAAGAATTGCAAAGTTTAGAATCCTTCTTGCCTCTGGTTCGACAAAAGGAAGAATTGGTCAAACAAAAAAATGATTTGATCCAAAAGCTAGCACAGCAACAGGAACAATTAGCGCTACTAAATCAGGAAATCACGAGGCAGCTAGATAAGCAAGCAACATTGAAAGAAAAGCAAAACAGCGAAAAGTTTTGGCAAGAGCGACGGTATGAAGAACTGCAGTTTCAACAAAAAATTGCGGAGTTAAAAGAATCAGCTAAACATATCTTTGAGCAGCAAGAAGCGGAAGAATCCCAACAGATCGAATTAGCTCAATTAGTAGAAAAAGTCAGCAGTACAAGCAACCAGCTGACGAGTGAAAAAGCAGAATATAAAAAATTAAAGAGCCAATGGGCTTCAGCAGAGATCGCTCGTTTAAGCATGGACCTTCTGCCGGGAGAGCCTTGTCCTGTGTGCGGATCAAAAGAGCATCCGAATCCGGTACAGCATAAAGAATTAACACTAGATAACTTAGGTAAATTACAGGTAGCACTTGAAACGCAAGAAGCTCGTTTAAAACAATTAGAGCTGATAAGGGAACAAACTGAAGCTCGTTATGAGCTTTCAATGACTGCTTTCGATACTCTGCAAGCAGCTCGTTTATCTGAACAACAGTCATTATTAGAGAAAATAAAACGTGTTCAAAGAGATTTTGAAACTTATTACCAGAAAAAGGTTGCTGCAGAACTTGAACCGATCCTTCAATTTCTTGAGGAGCGACAAAATGAAACAGCAGACGCATTGGCAGAAATTTCAAAAGCCAATCACGATATGCAAGAGTTGGCAGCATGTCTTGAAAAAAATGAAACTGAAAAGCATGCATTTGAAACAAGTATCCACGTACTTCAAGGAGAAAACCAACGTATAGAAGGGCGTTTAGCCAGCGTCGATGAACAAACAAAAGAGTGGGAAGTTGCGGCTTTAGAAGCTCGTATCTCTGATCTGAAGCAACGTGTAGAGGAGTACCACGGGCAATTAGACGCTCATCAGGCGTTAGTAAAAGAGGTCGAACAGAAGCGCATTCGTTTGCACGAACAGCAAAGGTTTTTAGAAAAACAACAGCAGGACTCGGCCCAAACTCTTGAGAGCTATCAAACATCGTTGAACAGTCAATTGGCTGAAAAAAGCTTAACGATCGATCAAGTGAAGCAGCCACTCGTAAATGTCTCTCTGCTGGAGCAGGAGATCAGTGATTTTGAACAACGAGTGCTTGTTCTGAGTGATCGTCAGAAACAGTTGGAAGAGACGTTACAGGGGCAGGTTGAACCGGATATGGAACAACTCAAAAAACTGTTGACCGAAAGTGATGCAGAAGTTGCGTTGTATCAGCAACAGTACTATGCTAAAGAGAATCAGTTAATGCAGCAGCGTGATTTAGTGATGAAAATCAAAAGTCTTCAGGAACAAAGTAAGGACAAGTTAACGGATTTAAGTCAAATTATTCAGTTGTATCAAACGATGAATGGGGACAATCCTCAAAAAATCAGTTTGGAGCGCTATGTATTGCAGTGGTATTTAGCAGAAGTATTAAAAAATGCCAATCAGCAATTAAAGCAGCTGACAAAAGGGCGTTATCAGTTTGAACTAAAACAAGAAACGGGACGCTCTAAAGGCAATACCGGATTAGAAATCAATGTATACGATGATAATGCAGGGGCGACTCGCAGTTCTCACACATTATCTGGAGGAGAGAGTTTTATTGCCGCATTGTCATTGGCATTAGGATTAGCCGAAGTGATCCAAAATCAAGCAGGTGGAGTAGCAATTGAGGCCTTGTTTATTGATGAAGGGTTTGGCTCGTTAGATGAAGAGGCATTAGAAATGGCAATGGAAGCCTTAGAAGGAATAGAAAGTGCAGGACGTATGATCGGTATCATCAGTCATGTACGAGAATTAAAAGAACGTATTCCGCAGCAAATTGTGGTGGAAACTAGCGGGACGGGACGCAGCAGTATTCGTTACCAGCTAGAAGGATGGAGTGAAGCGTAA